The window ACGGACTCATAGTTGGATGAATCGCTTTCGGCGCATTTTGATTCGCTGGGACAAGTCTGCTGAGAATTACATCGCTTTTCTGCATTTCGCCTGCGCGCTCGTCGCTTTCAGGGCCGCTGGGTTATTAGGATAGGCACTTAGGGTTTCGGAAACCCTAAGGGTCTTTCGGATAAACCTAAAGGTCTCGCGAGAGTCTGGCAAACAGAGACCCTACTCCACCAGCCAGCAGGCCACCCAGTGATCTTTGGAAACTTCCCTGAACTCCGGTTCCTGTTGCGAACACTTCTCGATGGCGACCGGGCAACGCGGGTGGAAGCGGCATCCGGTGGGCGGGCGGAGCGGGCTGGGGACGTCGCCTTTGAGGATGATGCGCTTTCGTTTGAGATCCGGGTCGGGAACCGGGATGGCCGAGAGCAAGGCCTGGGTGTAAGGATGAAGCGGGTTGCGGAACATCTCCTCGCGGCTCGTCAACTCCACCATCTTGCCCAGATACATGACGGCAATGCGGTCAGAGATGTGTTCGACGACGCTCAGGTTGTGGGCAATGAAGAGATAAGTCAGGTTGAATTCCTGTTGCAGTTCCTTGAGGATATTGAGCACCTGAGCCTGAATGGAAACGTCGAGGGCCGAGACCGGCTCGTCGCAGACGATGAACTTGGGGCGCAGGGCCAGAGCGCGGGCAATACCAATGCGCTGACGCTGGCCGCCGGAAAATTCGTGCGGGTAGCGGCGGGCATGATAATCCTCAAGGCCGACTTTTCGCAGGGTGTTGATGACGACTTCAAAGCGCTCTTTGCTGTTTCTCATGCCGTGAACCAGCAAGCCTTCGGCGATGCTTTCGCCGACGGGCATACGCGGGTCGAGCGACGAGAACGGATCCTGGAAGATGATCTGCATGTTGCGGCGCAGGGCCTTGAGCTGGCGGGCGTTGGCCTTGAAGACATCCTGGCCGTCGAATAACACCGAGCCGGAAGTGGCCGGCACCAGTCGCAGGATAGTGCGGCCAATGGTCGTCTTGCCACAGCCCGATTCGCCCACCATGCCAAACGTCTCGCCTTCGCGAACGGCAAAAGTCACGTTCTCAACCGCCTGCACGTAAGCCACCACTCGCTGGAGCAGGCCGCCGCGCACCGGAAAATATTTGACGAGGTTCTGGACTTCTAAAAGGTTGTGGTTGTTCTTGGTTTCGTTAGCCACGTCTATGCCTCTAAGGTTTTAGGTGACTGTCACCGGGGAGAGAAATGCCTGAATTTCACTGCACAGCATTACCCGGTGACAGTCACCTTGGGTCTCAATTTCCACTCAGTTCCCGGCCAGCGGGGCTTGGTGGTTTTCGCCGTCCTGGTACAGCCAGCACCGGACGTTATGATCCGGGGCGACCGGTTTCAGTTGCGGCACTTGAGTCGCGCAAATCGTCAAACTATGTTGCACCCGCGCTTTGCAACGCGGCGCGAAACGACAGCCTACCGGCAGGTTGATCAGATTGGGCACACTGCCGGGGATCACGTCGAGCTTGTCTTTGATGACGCCCAGAACCGGAATAGAGCCGATCAGACCTTGCGTATAAGGATGTTTAGGATCGGCAAAGAGGGTGCGCACGTCCGTTTGCTCGACGATCTGGCCGGCATACATCACGGCCACCCGTTCGCACATCTCGGCCACCACGCCCAGGTCGTGGGTGATGAGAATGATGGCGGCGTCCATCTTGGTTCGCAGGTCGCGCATCAAATCCAAAATCTGGGCCTGAATGGTCACGTCCAGGGCCGTGGTCGGCTCGTCGGCAATAAGCAGTTCCGGCACGCAGGCCAGGGCCATGGCGATCATGACGCGCTGGGCCATGCCGCCGGAGAGTTCATGCGGATAGGCCTGGGCGCGGCGCTCGGCGTCGGGGATGCCGACCATGCGCAACAACTCCACCGCCCGCTCCCACCCCGCCTTCCTGCCCAGCGAGCGGTGGATGTTGAGCACTTCGGCAATCTGGTCGCCCACTTTGAACACGGGGTTGAGCGACGACTGCGGCTGTTGGAAGATCATCGAGATGCGGTTGCCGCGAATGTGGACCATCTCGCTTTCCGACAGTTTGAGGACGTCCTTGCCGTCGAAGATGATCTCGCCTTCCATCACTTTGCCCGGCACGCCGACCAGGCGCATGATGGAGAGCGAAGTGACGCTTTTGCCACAGCCCGACTCGCCCACCAGGCCCATCACTTCGCCGCGCTTGACGGCGAAATCAACGCCGTCCACCGATTTGACGACGCCGTCTTCGGTGAAAAAATAGGTTTTGAGATTCTTGACTTCCAGAATGGTGCGATCCTGCGCCGGCGTTTGTTGTCCGTTATTATTGCTCAAGGCTCTCATCCTCCGCGCGTTTTGGTTGAGCGCGCTGTTGTTTGGTTTTGGAACTGCGGCGGCCTTCGTCCCCCGAATCGCCGCGCTCGAAGTGTAGTAAGTTTTACTAGAGTTTCAGGCGCGGGTCAAGTGCATCGCGCAAGCCGTCGCCGATGAAGTTGAAGCACAGGGAACACAAAAAGATGGGCGTGCCGGAGATGAGCGGCAGCCACGGAAACTGGAACATGTAACTTTGGGCGGCGGCCAGCATGTTGCCCCAGGTGGGCGTGGGGTCTTGAATGCCCAGGCCCAAAAAGCTGAGGATGGCTTCGCCGATGATAAAGCCCGACAGGCCCAGGCTGGCGCTGACGATCATCGGAGCCAGGGCATTGGGGATCATGTGAGTTAAGATGATTCGCATATCTGAAGCGCCCAGCGCTCTGGAGGCTTCGGTAAAGGTCTGCTCTTTGAGCGAGAGCACCACGCCGCGCATCAGGCGTGAGTCGCCCAGCCAGCCAAAGGCGACAAAGATGCTGATCAGCAACACCACCTGGATTGCGTCGCGCGGCTGGATGAGCAACAGCCAGCCCACAAAGGTGGTGACCACTGGCGGGATTGGAATCGCATCCTGGTTTTGGATGAGCAGAGAGGAGATAATCAGCAGGAGCGGCAGGGTCGGCAGGGTAAGCAGGAATTCGACAAACCGCATCAAGACGGCGTCGAGCGCGCCGCCCACGTAACCGGAGACAGCGCCAATGAAAATGCCGAGAAGCGAACTACTGAGCTGGGAGACGATGGCTACAGTCAGGGTGATCCGGGCAGCGTAGACAATGCGCGACCAGTAATCGCGCCCGATCACATCCGAGCCCAAATAGTGAACCCGCGTGCCGTCGAGACTGAGCGCGCCGGGCGCGGCAAACTTGTTGCCGACTTCGATCTCAGCCGGGTCAAAGGGCGCAAAGGCCGGCGCAAAAGCGGCCAGGAGGAAAATGGCGGCCAAAACTATCATTGAAACGACGGCCAGACGGTGGCGCAAAAAGCGCCGGGTGATAACCTTTAGCTGACTGACCTCCTCGGGCATGGCCTCGGCGGCGGCCAGGTCCAGGATCGGGGTGTTAGCGGGAGTTGTAGCAGTGGCCATGAGACGTTATTTCCTTTAGCTCAACCGGATACGTGGATCGACCACAGTATACAAGACATCGGAGAGCAGGGTGGCGATCACGGTCAAGACAGCAGTGATGAGCAAGAGGGCCATGGCCACCGGATAGTCGTAGCGGCCCAGAGCGTCGAAGTACAAGCGTCCCATCCCCGGCCAGTTGAATATAGTTTCGGTGACGATGGCCCCGCCGAAAGCCGCCGGGATGGAAAACACGACCAGGGTGACGAAGGGGATGAGGGCGTTGCGCAGAGCGTGTTTGGCAATGACGGCGCGCTCCAACAAGCCCTTGGCCCGGGCGGTGCGCACGTAATCCTGCCGCAGAACTTCCAGCATACTGCCGCGCACGAAGCGGCTCCAGCCGGCCACATTCACCATCGCCAGCACCGAGACGGGCATGAGCAAATGCAGGAATTTATCGAGGTTGGAATTGGCATCCACCGTGCCCAGGATGGGCATGGTGTAATCTTTAATTGACTCGGCGTTGGCCGGCGGCAAGTAGACCCAGCCCCAGCTCTTGAAGAAGATGCTGAAGACCAGAATCATCAACAGGCCAAAGAAGAAGGTAGGCATTGACGTGCCAAAGAAAGACAATGAGGTGACAAAGTAATCGAACTTGGAATATTGTTTCACCGCCGAAAAGACGCCCAGCGGCACGCCAATCAGAATCGAGATTGTGATTGAGATGCTCATGAGTTGTAAGGTGCGCGGCAGGCGGGAAAACACAACCAGGCTCACGGGTCGGTCGCGCAACATACCCCACGAATTGCCAAAATCGCCAAAGACCACCCCGTTACTGGTGCGCCGCCCCACCAGGTCGGCCAGGGTTACGTCCTGCCCCGGCTTGCAACCGGCCTGTATGGTTTGGGTGGAGCCGTCGGACATTAATGCCTCCACCAGGCGCGGCTGGCGGCAACCGATGATCAAATCGGCAAAAAAGGTTTGGCCGCCAATGGTGATCGGCCCGCGAGGCTGGCCGAGGAGCCAGCGCGAGAAACGAATCGGCAGATTCAGGTCAAGCTCGAAATAAGCGCGGATGCGGGCAATATCCTCAGCCGTGATCCGGAAGCGGGAGTTTTGTTGCGCTTGGGCCAGCCCAGCCAGAGGGCCGCCGGGCGCCAGGTTAAGCAGAGCATAAGAGGCCGCGGCTGAAAAAAACAAAACAACCAGCATTTGGGCGGAGCGACGGATGAGATAGTTAAACATAGCAATCTCCAACTAATAACGCAGGCGCAACAAGAGACTTGTTGCGCCTGCGCATTCAACAATTTAACCAGGGTGAGCGCCGGGCGAGATCATTCGCGCCATCCATACATCTTGTTCCAGCAGTGTAGTCATTGTCGTATTTCCTGCGGTCAGTCTTCGCCGGGCGCTCGCCTGTTCCTGCAACTTACGGCAGGTTCAGGTTCATATCAATGTGTTCCCAGGTCGCGCTCGGGATGACTTCGGCCTGAACGGTGCCTGCGGCCTGAGCGTCAATCACGAGTTGCACTTCCTGGCCGGCGCCGAGGGTCTCGGAGCCAACCACATCTACGTCGCCGGTGAGCAGTTGCGCTACGGCGGAGTTGGTGTCGGCCACGAAGGTGACGACCACGGTCTTGATCTTCAGGGTGTCAGCGCCGCGCCAGTAGTTGGGGTTGGCGGTGAGCGTCATCTTCACGCCCTTCTCCCAGCTGCCGTCGCAGGCCAGCACGTACGGGCCAACGCCCAGCGGGCACTCGGCGATTTCGGGCAGGGTCGCCCACTCGGCAGCGGGCACGTCAGCCAGGTTGCGGCCATCGGCCAGCGCCTGATGCGACGGGTAGAAGCCGATCGGGAAGACGTAGTAAGTGGGATTCTGCGAACCGGGCTTCCAGGTTACGGTGTAGCCGTCATCGCGGAACTCAACGCCCTGGATGGATTCGCAGATGATGAAGCTGGTCGCGCCGGAGGCGGGGTCGCAGTCAATCTTGTAGGCCAGTTCAAAGTCGGCGGCCTTCACCGGCTCGCCATCCGACCACTTGAGGCCGGCGGCGGCCAACTTGTAGTCCACCACCAACTGCTTCATGGTCACGGAACCGCCGCTGTATTCCACTTCTTCGCCGGCCGCGTTCTTGATCTTCACGCCGGCAGCGAGGGCGAGCGGGTTGCCATCGGCGTCGGTGGTGTTGCCAACCGAGTCGAGGATGAGGTCGCCCTCGTTGACTTCGACATCGTTGTTGCTGGCCAGGCCGCTCTCGATGGTCGAGACTTCGAAGAGGTTGGCCTGATAGTCGTAGTCGCGGCTGGTCACGCCCACATCGAAGATCAACTCGCCGATGCTGCGTTGCACGGCGGCGCTTTCCACCAGCGAGAACATGGAAGCGGGTTCCTGCGAGAAGCCTAACACGATGGTGTCGGCGCCTTCAATTTCCCACTCGTAGGAGTTCCAGGTGTAGTACTCGGTGGTGTTCGGCTTGAAGTTTTTGAGGTTGACGCTAGCCGCCGCGATTTCAGCGCGGTTGAAGAGCGGCAGGCTCACCATATCCTTGGTGAATTCGATCTGGGTCTGCTTGTAGGCCTCAATGCGTTCATTGCGATCAAGCGTGTTGTTGGCTAGCTTGATGTTGTTGCTGGCGGTTTCATTGCACCAGCCCATGGCATTCTGGCCCACCCAGCCATTCTCAGGCAGGGGGATCTGATCGCAAGCATAGAGGGTCTGGCCGCCGGGGTCGGCCTGGCCTACCCAGGCAAACGCGCCGAGTTCGTAGTCGCGGCGGGAGATGCCGGTGGTGTCACCGAACCACCAGGCGGCGGGGGCGTGCAGGCGGATGACGCGCAGGCCGCAGTCGCGCATGTTGGCTTCAAACACAGCGGCCCAGGTCTGGCGGAAGGCGGCGGTGGTGGTGGTGAACTTGAGCGACATTTCGTCGCCATTGGCATTGGTGCGGTAGGTGGCGCCTTCGGCCAGGGTCCAGCCGGCTTCCTCAAAGAGGGCGGCGCCCGTGGCCGCGTCGAACGGGTACTTCACCAGTTCGTCGCCATCGTAGTTGGCCCAACTGGAGCGGGGGATGAAGGTGTTCATGTTCAACACGCTCTTGTCCGCAATGAACGGGTACACCGAAGCAATCAGTTCATCGCGGTTGGTGCAGTAGGCAATGCCCTGGCGGTTGCGCAGGTCGCTCAGGATCGGGTGCGGTTCGGTGAAAGCGCCCTTCTCAACTTCGACGACGTTCTCGACGATTTGCGTCTCGACCACCGGCACTTCGACGACGCTGGTGACTTCAACTGTCTGGATGACCGTCTGCGGCTGGCAAGCGGCCAAGAGGATGCTGGCAACGGTCAAAAAGGCCAAAGCCACCATCGCATTTTTGTGTTTACGCATTTTCTCTCCTCCTTCAAGGATATTCAAATAGTGTGAGTGTTTTGGGGTTTTATACAGATTGTTTCAGCGGGGTCGATAATTGGCGTTCTCGAATCCTCACCTCCTCCATCGGTAAAACCTGTCGAGTTAGGGATACTTGCTCGACTCAAGCGCACAGATATATTCACCTTAGCCAATTTTGGGGCAGGCACATTGGGAATATAGCATAAGGGCATAGGGGAGTCAAGGAAGGGGCGCATGG is drawn from Chloroflexota bacterium and contains these coding sequences:
- a CDS encoding IS5/IS1182 family transposase — translated: RTHSWMNRFRRILIRWDKSAENYIAFLHFACALVAFRAAGLLG
- a CDS encoding ABC transporter ATP-binding protein, yielding MANETKNNHNLLEVQNLVKYFPVRGGLLQRVVAYVQAVENVTFAVREGETFGMVGESGCGKTTIGRTILRLVPATSGSVLFDGQDVFKANARQLKALRRNMQIIFQDPFSSLDPRMPVGESIAEGLLVHGMRNSKERFEVVINTLRKVGLEDYHARRYPHEFSGGQRQRIGIARALALRPKFIVCDEPVSALDVSIQAQVLNILKELQQEFNLTYLFIAHNLSVVEHISDRIAVMYLGKMVELTSREEMFRNPLHPYTQALLSAIPVPDPDLKRKRIILKGDVPSPLRPPTGCRFHPRCPVAIEKCSQQEPEFREVSKDHWVACWLVE
- a CDS encoding ABC transporter ATP-binding protein is translated as MRALSNNNGQQTPAQDRTILEVKNLKTYFFTEDGVVKSVDGVDFAVKRGEVMGLVGESGCGKSVTSLSIMRLVGVPGKVMEGEIIFDGKDVLKLSESEMVHIRGNRISMIFQQPQSSLNPVFKVGDQIAEVLNIHRSLGRKAGWERAVELLRMVGIPDAERRAQAYPHELSGGMAQRVMIAMALACVPELLIADEPTTALDVTIQAQILDLMRDLRTKMDAAIILITHDLGVVAEMCERVAVMYAGQIVEQTDVRTLFADPKHPYTQGLIGSIPVLGVIKDKLDVIPGSVPNLINLPVGCRFAPRCKARVQHSLTICATQVPQLKPVAPDHNVRCWLYQDGENHQAPLAGN
- a CDS encoding ABC transporter permease; translation: MATATTPANTPILDLAAAEAMPEEVSQLKVITRRFLRHRLAVVSMIVLAAIFLLAAFAPAFAPFDPAEIEVGNKFAAPGALSLDGTRVHYLGSDVIGRDYWSRIVYAARITLTVAIVSQLSSSLLGIFIGAVSGYVGGALDAVLMRFVEFLLTLPTLPLLLIISSLLIQNQDAIPIPPVVTTFVGWLLLIQPRDAIQVVLLISIFVAFGWLGDSRLMRGVVLSLKEQTFTEASRALGASDMRIILTHMIPNALAPMIVSASLGLSGFIIGEAILSFLGLGIQDPTPTWGNMLAAAQSYMFQFPWLPLISGTPIFLCSLCFNFIGDGLRDALDPRLKL
- a CDS encoding ABC transporter permease; this encodes MFNYLIRRSAQMLVVLFFSAAASYALLNLAPGGPLAGLAQAQQNSRFRITAEDIARIRAYFELDLNLPIRFSRWLLGQPRGPITIGGQTFFADLIIGCRQPRLVEALMSDGSTQTIQAGCKPGQDVTLADLVGRRTSNGVVFGDFGNSWGMLRDRPVSLVVFSRLPRTLQLMSISITISILIGVPLGVFSAVKQYSKFDYFVTSLSFFGTSMPTFFFGLLMILVFSIFFKSWGWVYLPPANAESIKDYTMPILGTVDANSNLDKFLHLLMPVSVLAMVNVAGWSRFVRGSMLEVLRQDYVRTARAKGLLERAVIAKHALRNALIPFVTLVVFSIPAAFGGAIVTETIFNWPGMGRLYFDALGRYDYPVAMALLLITAVLTVIATLLSDVLYTVVDPRIRLS
- a CDS encoding peptide ABC transporter substrate-binding protein; this encodes MVALAFLTVASILLAACQPQTVIQTVEVTSVVEVPVVETQIVENVVEVEKGAFTEPHPILSDLRNRQGIAYCTNRDELIASVYPFIADKSVLNMNTFIPRSSWANYDGDELVKYPFDAATGAALFEEAGWTLAEGATYRTNANGDEMSLKFTTTTAAFRQTWAAVFEANMRDCGLRVIRLHAPAAWWFGDTTGISRRDYELGAFAWVGQADPGGQTLYACDQIPLPENGWVGQNAMGWCNETASNNIKLANNTLDRNERIEAYKQTQIEFTKDMVSLPLFNRAEIAAASVNLKNFKPNTTEYYTWNSYEWEIEGADTIVLGFSQEPASMFSLVESAAVQRSIGELIFDVGVTSRDYDYQANLFEVSTIESGLASNNDVEVNEGDLILDSVGNTTDADGNPLALAAGVKIKNAAGEEVEYSGGSVTMKQLVVDYKLAAAGLKWSDGEPVKAADFELAYKIDCDPASGATSFIICESIQGVEFRDDGYTVTWKPGSQNPTYYVFPIGFYPSHQALADGRNLADVPAAEWATLPEIAECPLGVGPYVLACDGSWEKGVKMTLTANPNYWRGADTLKIKTVVVTFVADTNSAVAQLLTGDVDVVGSETLGAGQEVQLVIDAQAAGTVQAEVIPSATWEHIDMNLNLP